In Ruania zhangjianzhongii, the following proteins share a genomic window:
- a CDS encoding 4-hydroxy-3-methylbut-2-enyl diphosphate reductase yields MDGVTTPTKQILLAAPRGYCAGVDRAVEAVEQALDHYGAPVYVRKEIVHNKHVVTTLSERGAIFVDETDQVPEGARVIFSAHGVSPAVRAQAAERNLDTIDATCPLVTKVHKEAVRFARDDFEILLIGHDGHEEVEGTAGEAPEHVQLVDGPEAADRVTVRDPAKVVWLSQTTLSVDETMATVRRLRERFPELHDPPSDDICYATQNRQVAVKKIAPDADVMIVVGSANSSNSVRMVEVALAAGATSAYRVDTAAELDPDWFDGATSVGLSSGASVPEILVRGVIERLGEWGFGETTEVRTATEDLMFSLPKELRADLKKAGQEAGRPPRGGRHNLDVTPL; encoded by the coding sequence CTGGATGGCGTGACTACGCCGACCAAGCAGATCCTGCTCGCCGCCCCGCGCGGCTACTGCGCGGGGGTCGACCGGGCCGTCGAAGCGGTGGAGCAGGCGCTCGACCACTATGGCGCACCGGTGTACGTGCGCAAGGAGATCGTGCACAACAAGCACGTCGTGACGACGTTGTCCGAGCGTGGTGCGATCTTCGTGGACGAGACCGACCAGGTGCCCGAGGGTGCCCGGGTGATCTTCTCCGCGCACGGGGTCTCTCCGGCGGTGCGGGCCCAGGCGGCCGAGCGCAACCTGGACACGATCGACGCCACCTGCCCGCTGGTCACCAAAGTGCACAAGGAGGCCGTCCGGTTCGCCCGCGACGACTTCGAGATCCTGCTCATCGGCCACGACGGCCACGAGGAGGTGGAGGGCACCGCGGGTGAAGCGCCGGAGCACGTCCAGCTCGTGGACGGGCCGGAGGCCGCTGATCGGGTCACCGTGCGGGACCCGGCGAAGGTGGTCTGGCTGTCTCAGACCACGCTGTCGGTGGACGAGACGATGGCCACGGTCCGGCGGCTGCGGGAGAGGTTCCCCGAGCTGCATGACCCGCCGAGCGACGACATCTGCTACGCCACCCAGAACCGGCAGGTCGCGGTGAAGAAGATCGCCCCGGACGCGGACGTGATGATCGTGGTCGGCTCGGCGAACTCCTCCAACTCGGTACGCATGGTCGAGGTGGCGCTGGCGGCCGGCGCCACGTCGGCGTACCGGGTGGACACCGCTGCCGAGCTGGATCCGGACTGGTTCGACGGCGCGACGTCGGTCGGCCTGAGCTCCGGTGCCTCGGTGCCGGAGATCCTGGTGCGTGGGGTGATCGAACGCCTCGGCGAGTGGGGCTTCGGTGAGACCACCGAGGTGCGCACCGCCACCGAGGACCTGATGTTCTCCCTGCCCAAGGAACTGCGCGCCGACCTGAAGAAGGCCGGGCAGGAAGCAGGACGGCCGCCGCGTGGCGGGCGCCACAACCTGGACGTCACCCCACTCTGA
- a CDS encoding AAA family ATPase, protein MTARLVRTEELSRALELLEGGKHLFLTGRAGTGKSTLIRQFLATTKRRVVVAAPTGIAALNVTGYTIHRLLSLTATTTVEDVRSGRYRPGRFAKTLTGLDTLIIDEASMVRADLFDMLTAALERFGPRPGSQFGGVQLVLVGDLHQLPPVVTDREADYFSTRYASPFFFSADSYRGELFPTVELTTVFRQAGDDRLTAILNALREGALLGHAMAELNERTDPEFQPPAGELWLTLTPTNRLATSRNRQRLEQLDTPEHLSTATRTGDLSTLDEPADATLHLKVGAQVMMLTNDPADRWVNGTLGRIEHIDPGRGAGELSVVVTFTDGSAAEVGRNVWEATRPVLDGGALRHEVVGTFTQLPLRLAWAVTIHKSQGQTLDRVLVDLTGGTFSAGQVYVALSRCTSMAGLVLRRPVLAKDLKSDRRITRFLASARPSTAQGRFCAIAALVVGEEGRRSRPRPVELAVALPDGTALSTLVNPQRDLADARARHQITTADVALAPTLAEAWAVLAPVLQGYTPVGANIDETIALIDFELKRLGAVVPLPLGVLVTVPARPGRSAPAPSVPPALSVPPAPSALDLAREALTAFETDGAATDAVDAFTDPAETDLPAGGLGYLLTRDAGFPAPQPAHLPGLADLLAVSGPISAALLGGPVPAMADLSGPTVQLARAQVLTAAGRVPASTAVLDRLSGLETLLGSGLTDQLAAQAPEIVGAAEALYPGARVCFTGEVLTPSGGALSRTQMEELARAGGLHPVPSMTKTRTDVLVTAETGTQSGKARKAREYGKPVLDAGQFFDWLSSHGFSAPQ, encoded by the coding sequence ATGACCGCCCGTCTTGTCCGCACCGAGGAGCTCAGCCGTGCCCTGGAGCTGCTCGAGGGCGGGAAGCACCTGTTCCTCACCGGGCGGGCGGGCACCGGGAAGTCCACGCTGATCCGACAGTTCCTGGCCACCACGAAGCGCCGCGTGGTGGTGGCGGCGCCCACGGGGATCGCCGCGCTGAACGTGACCGGGTACACGATCCACCGGCTGCTCAGCCTGACCGCCACCACCACCGTCGAGGACGTGCGCAGCGGCCGCTACCGCCCCGGCAGGTTCGCGAAGACCCTCACCGGGCTGGACACGCTCATCATCGACGAAGCCTCGATGGTGCGCGCCGACCTGTTCGACATGCTCACCGCTGCCCTGGAACGGTTCGGCCCGCGCCCGGGGAGCCAGTTCGGCGGGGTACAGCTCGTGCTGGTCGGGGATCTGCACCAGCTCCCGCCGGTGGTCACCGACCGGGAGGCGGACTATTTCAGCACCCGGTACGCGAGCCCGTTCTTCTTCTCTGCGGACAGCTACCGGGGCGAGCTGTTCCCCACGGTCGAGCTGACCACGGTCTTCCGGCAGGCCGGCGATGACCGGCTCACCGCCATCTTGAACGCGCTGCGGGAAGGCGCGCTGCTCGGGCACGCGATGGCCGAGCTGAACGAGCGCACCGATCCAGAGTTCCAGCCACCGGCCGGCGAGCTCTGGCTCACCCTCACGCCGACGAACCGGCTGGCCACCTCCCGGAACCGGCAGCGGCTGGAACAGCTGGACACCCCCGAGCACCTCAGTACCGCGACCCGCACCGGCGACCTGTCCACTTTGGACGAGCCCGCGGATGCCACTCTGCACCTCAAGGTGGGGGCCCAGGTGATGATGCTCACCAACGATCCCGCCGACCGTTGGGTGAACGGCACCCTCGGGAGGATCGAGCACATCGATCCGGGCCGCGGTGCCGGCGAGCTGTCGGTGGTGGTCACCTTCACCGACGGGTCGGCCGCCGAGGTCGGCCGGAACGTCTGGGAGGCGACCCGGCCGGTGCTGGACGGTGGCGCCCTACGGCACGAGGTGGTCGGCACGTTCACCCAGCTGCCACTGCGGTTGGCGTGGGCGGTCACCATCCACAAGAGCCAGGGGCAGACCTTGGACCGGGTGCTGGTCGACCTGACCGGTGGCACGTTCTCCGCCGGGCAGGTGTATGTGGCACTGAGCCGCTGCACCTCGATGGCAGGACTGGTGCTGCGGCGCCCGGTGCTGGCCAAGGACCTCAAGTCCGACCGGCGGATCACCCGTTTCCTCGCTTCGGCACGGCCGTCGACGGCGCAGGGCCGGTTCTGCGCGATCGCCGCCCTGGTCGTGGGGGAGGAGGGGCGGCGCAGCCGTCCTCGTCCGGTGGAGCTGGCAGTGGCGCTGCCCGACGGCACAGCGCTGAGCACCTTGGTCAACCCGCAACGCGACCTCGCCGATGCTCGGGCGCGCCATCAGATCACGACGGCGGATGTCGCCCTGGCCCCCACCCTGGCCGAAGCGTGGGCGGTGCTTGCACCGGTGCTTCAGGGGTATACGCCGGTCGGGGCGAACATCGACGAGACGATCGCGCTGATCGACTTCGAGCTGAAGCGACTGGGGGCGGTGGTCCCGCTGCCGCTCGGCGTCCTGGTGACCGTACCGGCCCGGCCTGGCCGCTCGGCGCCGGCCCCGTCGGTACCGCCGGCCCTGTCGGTACCGCCGGCCCCGTCGGCACTCGACCTGGCCCGGGAGGCTCTGACCGCCTTCGAGACCGACGGCGCCGCCACGGACGCGGTGGACGCGTTCACCGACCCGGCCGAGACTGACCTGCCGGCCGGCGGGCTGGGCTACCTGCTCACCCGGGACGCCGGCTTCCCGGCGCCGCAGCCGGCGCACCTGCCGGGACTCGCCGACCTGCTCGCGGTGAGCGGGCCGATCTCAGCGGCGTTGCTCGGTGGCCCCGTGCCTGCGATGGCGGACCTGTCCGGGCCGACCGTGCAACTGGCCCGGGCGCAGGTGCTGACGGCCGCCGGCCGGGTGCCGGCCAGTACCGCCGTTCTGGACCGGCTCAGCGGGCTGGAGACGTTGCTCGGCTCTGGACTCACCGACCAGCTCGCGGCCCAGGCACCCGAGATCGTCGGAGCCGCGGAGGCGCTGTACCCCGGCGCCCGGGTGTGCTTCACGGGAGAGGTGCTCACGCCGTCGGGAGGTGCCCTCAGCCGCACGCAGATGGAGGAGCTGGCGCGCGCCGGCGGCCTACACCCCGTGCCGTCGATGACCAAGACCCGCACCGACGTCCTGGTGACCGCCGAGACCGGTACCCAGTCCGGGAAGGCGCGCAAAGCGCGCGAGTACGGCAAACCGGTGCTGGACGCGGGCCAGTTCTTCGACTGGCTCTCCTCCCACGGCTTCTCGGCGCCGCAGTGA
- the xseA gene encoding exodeoxyribonuclease VII large subunit — protein MSTTEPAGSDLPAKALETTAERPWPVRVLSSKIAAYVDRMAPVWVEGQLVQLNAHNASSMAYLTLRDTDVDMSLNVTMLKRLLHGAGAGVEEGAHVVVRAKPSFWVKRGTLSLRASDLRAIGVGELLARIEELKKHLAAEGLFDAERKLPLPFLPGRVGLICGRDAKAKHDVLVNARARWPHVHFEIREVAVQGPNCVPQVSRAIAELDADEDVEVIVVARGGGSVEDLLPFSNETMVRAAADCRTPLVAAIGHETDTPLLDLVADYRASTPTDAAKRIVPDVAGELTNIAAARTRMAEALTRRLHLEQDRLTAMRSRPVLADPTTMVTTRAEHLDRLRQSARSTFSGRLDRAHGEVTALRTALRTLSPKATLRRGYAVLRTESGAVVRDPDEVSTGERLQALVADGKFDVEVRPGRTDEKDVV, from the coding sequence ATGAGCACCACCGAGCCTGCTGGCAGCGACCTTCCGGCCAAGGCCCTGGAGACCACCGCCGAACGGCCGTGGCCGGTGCGAGTGCTGAGCAGCAAGATCGCCGCCTACGTGGACCGGATGGCCCCGGTCTGGGTGGAAGGCCAGCTGGTGCAGCTGAATGCGCACAACGCCTCATCGATGGCCTATCTGACGTTGCGCGACACCGATGTGGACATGTCGCTGAACGTGACCATGCTGAAGCGGCTGCTGCATGGTGCCGGGGCCGGCGTGGAAGAGGGTGCGCACGTGGTGGTGCGTGCCAAACCCTCGTTCTGGGTCAAGCGCGGCACGCTCAGTCTGCGGGCCAGCGATCTGCGGGCGATCGGCGTCGGTGAGCTGCTCGCCCGGATCGAGGAGCTGAAGAAGCACCTGGCCGCCGAGGGGCTCTTCGACGCCGAGCGCAAGCTGCCGCTACCGTTCCTGCCCGGGCGGGTCGGTCTGATCTGCGGCCGGGATGCTAAGGCCAAGCACGATGTGCTGGTGAATGCCCGAGCCCGGTGGCCGCACGTGCACTTCGAGATCCGGGAGGTGGCGGTGCAGGGGCCGAACTGCGTGCCGCAGGTGTCCCGGGCGATCGCCGAGCTGGACGCGGACGAGGACGTCGAGGTGATCGTGGTGGCTCGCGGTGGTGGCTCGGTGGAGGACCTGCTGCCGTTCTCGAACGAGACGATGGTCCGGGCGGCCGCGGACTGCCGCACCCCGCTGGTCGCCGCGATCGGGCACGAGACCGACACCCCGCTGCTGGACCTGGTGGCCGACTACCGGGCCTCCACCCCCACCGATGCCGCGAAGCGGATCGTGCCGGATGTGGCCGGTGAGCTCACCAACATCGCCGCGGCCCGCACCCGGATGGCCGAAGCGCTCACCCGCCGGCTGCACCTCGAGCAGGACCGGCTCACTGCGATGCGCAGCCGCCCGGTGCTCGCCGATCCGACCACGATGGTGACCACCCGGGCCGAGCACCTCGACCGGCTGCGCCAGTCCGCCCGCAGCACGTTCTCCGGACGGCTGGACCGGGCGCACGGGGAGGTGACTGCGCTACGGACCGCCCTGCGCACCCTCTCCCCCAAGGCGACCCTGCGCCGCGGTTACGCCGTGCTACGCACCGAGAGTGGCGCCGTCGTGCGGGATCCGGACGAGGTGAGCACCGGCGAGAGGCTGCAGGCCCTGGTGGCCGACGGGAAGTTCGACGTAGAGGTCCGCCCCGGGCGGACGGACGAGAAGGACGTGGTTTGA
- a CDS encoding exodeoxyribonuclease VII small subunit — translation MSTVNSQAPDVATLSYEQARDELVDVVGKLESGAASLEDSLALWERGEALADRCQSWLDAARDRLAAAKGDSVVTAEENGGAGPAAGEDAESEPAP, via the coding sequence ATGAGCACCGTGAACTCGCAGGCACCCGATGTGGCCACGCTCAGCTACGAGCAGGCACGCGATGAGCTGGTGGACGTGGTCGGCAAGCTGGAGAGCGGCGCCGCCTCGCTGGAGGACTCCCTCGCCCTGTGGGAGCGCGGTGAGGCACTGGCGGACAGGTGCCAGAGCTGGCTGGACGCCGCCCGAGACCGGCTTGCCGCCGCCAAGGGCGACTCGGTGGTCACCGCTGAGGAGAACGGCGGCGCAGGGCCGGCGGCCGGCGAGGACGCCGAGAGCGAGCCCGCCCCGTGA
- a CDS encoding carbohydrate kinase family protein encodes MNQRALVIGEALVDVVHAADGTVTDYPGGSPANVALGLARLDRMAELAAWFGTDERGRLVRDHLEASGVQLVPGSDHAERTSTAVATLAGDGGATYTFDLTSQVPEVVLDDSIAVLHTGSIAATLPSSADAIAELCEAAREHATISYDPNARPTIMGAADQVRPRIEALVAAADVVKVSDEDVAWLYPGQDVTAAVRHWAATGPALVVLTRGGEESFAVTSAGVEVTVPSPQVAVVDTVGAGDSFMAGLLDGLWSAGLLGAGHRELLHQIDAQTTRDAMAHAARIAAIVVSRAGANPPTRRELEDTE; translated from the coding sequence GTGAACCAGCGCGCCCTGGTGATCGGGGAAGCGTTGGTGGACGTGGTGCACGCGGCGGACGGCACCGTGACCGACTACCCGGGCGGGTCGCCGGCGAACGTGGCGCTCGGACTGGCCCGGCTCGACCGGATGGCCGAGCTCGCTGCCTGGTTCGGCACCGACGAGCGGGGCCGCCTGGTCCGGGACCACCTGGAAGCCAGCGGAGTGCAGCTGGTGCCCGGCTCCGACCACGCCGAGCGCACCTCGACCGCCGTGGCCACCCTGGCCGGTGACGGCGGAGCGACCTACACCTTCGACCTCACCTCCCAGGTGCCGGAGGTGGTGCTGGACGACTCGATCGCGGTGCTGCACACGGGCTCGATCGCCGCCACCCTGCCGTCGAGCGCCGACGCGATCGCCGAGCTGTGCGAGGCGGCCCGCGAACACGCCACGATCAGCTATGACCCGAACGCCCGGCCCACCATCATGGGTGCCGCTGACCAGGTCCGTCCGCGGATCGAGGCGCTGGTGGCCGCAGCGGACGTGGTGAAGGTCTCCGACGAGGACGTCGCCTGGCTCTACCCCGGTCAGGACGTCACCGCTGCGGTGCGCCACTGGGCGGCCACCGGACCAGCGCTGGTGGTGCTCACCCGCGGCGGCGAAGAATCGTTCGCGGTGACCTCGGCCGGTGTCGAGGTGACGGTGCCCTCGCCGCAGGTGGCCGTGGTGGACACCGTCGGGGCCGGGGACTCCTTCATGGCCGGCCTGCTCGACGGGCTCTGGTCCGCCGGCCTGCTCGGCGCCGGCCACCGCGAGCTGCTGCATCAGATCGACGCCCAGACCACCCGCGACGCGATGGCTCATGCCGCCCGGATCGCCGCGATCGTCGTCTCCCGCGCCGGGGCAAACCCGCCCACCCGCCGTGAACTGGAGGACACCGAGTGA
- a CDS encoding carbonic anhydrase has product MTETPTLPTTPAEAWAALQEGNVRFVGGQADHPNQNVERRSELSAAQNPFAVLFGCSDSRVAAEIIFDRGLGDLFVVRTAGHVVDTTVIGSIEFGVDLLHTPLVVVLGHHGCGAVGAAADALATGSLPNNFVRAIVDRVIPSLVTGTAEQDGADGSVNKDSLTLHLADQRHLLTEHVRSTVHMLHDYSAVLEEAVAEGRCAIVGMEYDLADGTARTVEVIGDIGAS; this is encoded by the coding sequence GTGACCGAGACACCCACCCTGCCGACCACCCCCGCGGAGGCCTGGGCGGCCCTGCAGGAGGGGAACGTCCGGTTCGTCGGCGGTCAGGCCGACCACCCGAACCAGAACGTCGAACGGCGCTCCGAACTGTCCGCTGCGCAGAACCCGTTCGCCGTGCTGTTCGGCTGCTCGGACTCCCGGGTGGCTGCGGAGATCATCTTCGACCGCGGGCTCGGCGACCTGTTCGTGGTGCGCACCGCCGGACACGTGGTGGACACCACCGTGATCGGGTCGATCGAGTTCGGTGTGGACCTGCTGCACACCCCGCTGGTGGTGGTGCTCGGCCACCACGGCTGCGGTGCTGTGGGAGCCGCCGCCGACGCGTTGGCCACTGGCTCGCTACCGAACAACTTCGTCCGGGCGATCGTGGACCGAGTGATCCCGAGCCTGGTGACCGGCACCGCCGAGCAGGACGGCGCCGACGGCAGCGTGAACAAGGACTCGCTCACTCTGCACCTGGCCGACCAGCGGCACCTGCTCACCGAGCACGTCCGCTCCACGGTGCACATGCTGCACGACTACTCCGCGGTGCTGGAGGAGGCGGTGGCCGAGGGACGGTGTGCGATCGTCGGCATGGAGTACGACCTCGCCGACGGCACAGCCCGCACCGTCGAGGTGATCGGGGACATCGGCGCGAGCTGA
- a CDS encoding UDP-N-acetylglucosamine 1-carboxyvinyltransferase codes for MTTVIEDSRTTIAQIGSLIRGARQNRGMTQSQLAELLSTSQSAIARIEQGSQNLSVEMLSRINEVLDADLLSIGAPRPAHLRVTGGQQLSGTIRVNTSKNGAVALLCASLLNRGRTTLRQVARIVEVDRIVDVLRSIGVRATWSEDGKDLEIVPPAELDLTAIDEDAARRTRSIIMFLGPLLGRTSSFQLPYAGGCDLGTRTVEPHMIALRPFGLDVLATGGWYQAAVTGGQPEELSVVLTERGDTVTENALMAAARHPGVTVIRNASPNYMVQDLCFYLELLGVQVEGIGTTTLRVHGLSEIDTDVTYSLGEDPVEAMSLLTAGIVTHSEITVSRVPIEFMEIELATLAEMGLRYTISPEYAAANGRTRLVDVTVHPSELKAPIDKIHPMPFPGLNIDNLPFFAVIAATASGTSTIHDWVYDNRAIHLTDLTRLGADVRLLDQHRLDVTGPTRWSGAEVSCPPALRPAVVILLAMLAAKGTSVLRGVDIISRGYEQLQERLIRLGAQIETFRD; via the coding sequence ATGACGACGGTGATCGAGGATTCGCGAACGACCATTGCCCAGATCGGCAGCCTGATCCGGGGGGCCCGGCAGAACCGGGGGATGACCCAGAGTCAGCTCGCCGAGCTGCTCAGTACGAGTCAGAGCGCGATCGCCCGAATCGAACAAGGCAGCCAGAACCTCTCGGTCGAGATGCTGTCGCGGATCAACGAGGTACTCGATGCGGATCTGCTCTCCATCGGTGCCCCGCGTCCGGCGCACCTGCGGGTCACCGGTGGGCAGCAGCTCTCGGGCACCATCCGGGTGAACACGTCCAAGAACGGTGCCGTGGCGTTGCTGTGCGCCTCGCTGTTGAATCGGGGCCGCACCACGCTGCGCCAGGTGGCCCGGATCGTCGAGGTGGACCGGATCGTGGACGTCCTGCGCTCCATCGGAGTGCGGGCCACCTGGTCCGAGGACGGCAAGGACCTGGAGATCGTGCCGCCGGCCGAGCTGGATCTGACCGCCATCGACGAGGACGCCGCCCGGCGCACCCGCAGCATCATCATGTTCCTCGGCCCGCTACTGGGCCGCACGAGCAGCTTCCAGCTCCCCTACGCCGGTGGTTGCGACCTGGGCACCCGTACGGTGGAGCCGCACATGATCGCGCTGCGGCCGTTCGGCCTGGACGTACTCGCCACCGGTGGCTGGTACCAGGCGGCGGTCACGGGCGGGCAGCCAGAGGAACTGTCCGTGGTCCTCACCGAGCGTGGTGACACGGTCACCGAGAACGCACTGATGGCAGCCGCCCGGCACCCGGGCGTGACCGTGATCCGCAACGCCAGCCCGAACTACATGGTCCAGGACCTGTGCTTCTACCTGGAGCTGCTCGGTGTGCAGGTCGAGGGGATCGGCACCACCACGCTGCGCGTGCACGGCCTCAGCGAGATCGACACCGACGTGACCTACTCCCTCGGTGAGGACCCGGTCGAGGCGATGAGCCTGCTCACCGCCGGTATCGTCACCCACTCGGAGATCACCGTGTCCCGAGTGCCGATCGAGTTCATGGAGATCGAGCTGGCCACGCTGGCCGAGATGGGCCTGCGGTACACCATCTCGCCGGAGTACGCGGCAGCGAACGGGCGCACCCGGCTGGTGGATGTGACCGTGCACCCCAGCGAGCTGAAGGCGCCGATCGACAAGATCCACCCGATGCCGTTCCCCGGTCTGAACATCGACAACCTGCCGTTCTTCGCAGTGATCGCCGCGACTGCCTCCGGAACCTCCACCATCCACGACTGGGTCTACGACAACCGCGCCATCCACCTGACCGACCTGACCCGCCTGGGCGCGGACGTGCGGCTGCTGGACCAGCACCGGCTGGACGTGACCGGCCCGACTCGCTGGTCCGGTGCAGAGGTGAGCTGCCCGCCTGCGCTGCGCCCCGCCGTCGTGATCCTGTTGGCGATGCTCGCCGCGAAGGGCACCTCGGTGCTGCGCGGGGTGGACATCATCTCCCGCGGCTACGAGCAGCTGCAGGAGCGGCTGATCCGGCTCGGCGCGCAGATCGAGACGTTCAGGGACTGA
- a CDS encoding PhoH family protein yields the protein MPGVTDTDGRRTYVLDTSVLLSDPRALFRFAEHDVVLPIVVVTELEAKRHHPELGYFARSALRHLDDLRVEHGFLDQPVPLAEAGGTVRVELNHSDPTVLPSGMRLGDNDTRILSVAANLRAEGHEVVVVSKDLPMRVKASAVGLSAQEYRAQLAVESGWRGMAEGGLSEPEMNQLFSEESIAVADVSGGEGLRDLPCHTGLVLTSPRGSALGRITPDKQIQLVRGDREVFGMHGRSAEQRIGIDLLLDPEIGIVSLGGRAGTGKSALALSAGLEAVLERREHRKVVVFRPLYAVGGQELGYLPGSESEKMNPWAQAVFDTLGAVVSSHVVDEVMSRGMLEVLPLTHIRGRSLHDAFVIVDEAQSLERNVLLTVLSRIGQKSKVVLTHDVAQRDNLRVGRHDGIAAVIESLKGHPLFAHVTLTRSERSPVAALVTEMLEGA from the coding sequence GTGCCGGGTGTCACCGACACCGATGGGCGCCGCACCTACGTGCTGGACACCTCGGTGCTGCTCTCCGATCCGCGCGCGTTGTTCCGGTTCGCCGAACACGACGTGGTGCTCCCGATCGTGGTGGTCACCGAGCTGGAGGCGAAACGCCACCACCCCGAGCTCGGCTACTTTGCCCGCAGCGCCCTGCGACACCTGGACGACCTGCGCGTGGAGCACGGTTTCCTGGACCAGCCCGTCCCGCTGGCCGAGGCCGGCGGCACGGTCCGGGTGGAGCTGAACCACTCCGACCCCACTGTGCTCCCGTCCGGGATGCGGCTCGGGGACAACGACACCCGGATCCTCTCCGTGGCCGCGAACCTGCGGGCCGAAGGTCATGAGGTGGTGGTGGTCTCCAAGGACCTGCCGATGCGGGTGAAGGCTTCGGCCGTGGGGCTGAGCGCTCAGGAATACCGGGCACAGCTGGCCGTGGAGTCCGGCTGGCGCGGGATGGCCGAGGGCGGGCTGTCCGAACCCGAGATGAATCAGCTGTTCAGCGAGGAGAGCATCGCCGTGGCGGATGTCTCCGGCGGTGAGGGTCTTCGCGACCTGCCCTGCCACACCGGACTGGTGCTGACCTCCCCACGGGGGTCGGCACTCGGGCGGATCACCCCGGACAAGCAGATCCAGCTGGTGCGCGGGGACCGGGAGGTGTTCGGTATGCACGGTCGCAGCGCCGAGCAGCGGATCGGCATCGACCTGCTCCTTGACCCGGAGATCGGCATCGTCTCCCTGGGCGGGCGCGCCGGGACCGGGAAGTCCGCTCTCGCGCTCTCCGCCGGGCTGGAAGCGGTGCTGGAACGCCGCGAGCACCGGAAGGTGGTGGTGTTCCGCCCGCTGTACGCCGTCGGTGGTCAGGAGCTGGGTTACCTGCCGGGCAGCGAGTCGGAGAAGATGAACCCCTGGGCCCAGGCGGTATTCGACACTCTCGGTGCAGTGGTCTCCTCGCACGTGGTGGACGAGGTGATGAGCCGGGGGATGCTCGAGGTGCTCCCGCTCACCCACATCCGGGGCCGTTCGCTGCACGATGCGTTCGTGATCGTGGACGAGGCGCAGTCCCTGGAACGTAATGTGCTGCTGACGGTGCTTTCCCGGATCGGGCAGAAGTCAAAAGTCGTGCTCACCCACGATGTGGCCCAGCGGGACAACCTGCGAGTCGGTCGCCACGACGGGATCGCCGCGGTGATCGAGTCGCTCAAGGGGCACCCGTTGTTCGCCCATGTGACCCTCACCCGCTCGGAGCGTTCCCCGGTCGCCGCGCTGGTGACCGAGATGCTGGAGGGTGCATAG
- a CDS encoding isoprenyl transferase has product MRPPAFLYGLYERRLSRALQGARLPRHVGLMLDGNRRWARSVGLATAQGHQAGADRIADLLGWCEDVGIERVTLWMLSTDNLRRDEREVTDLLEIIAATVAKLATTRRWRLQLVGELDLLPSEIADRLRAAEELTSDVAGLHLNIAVGYGGRHEIAGAVRSLIAEYVAAGKSVEEIGESVTVEEIAEHLYTKGQPDPDLVIRTSGEQRLGGFLLWQSAHSEFYFCEAFWPDFRRVDFLRALRDYAGRERRMGR; this is encoded by the coding sequence ATGCGCCCACCCGCGTTCCTCTACGGGCTCTACGAGCGTCGGCTGTCCCGAGCACTGCAGGGCGCCCGGCTGCCGCGCCATGTGGGTCTGATGCTGGACGGCAACCGCCGTTGGGCACGTTCGGTCGGGTTGGCCACAGCGCAAGGGCACCAGGCCGGGGCGGATCGAATCGCGGACCTGCTCGGCTGGTGCGAGGACGTGGGTATCGAGCGGGTGACGTTGTGGATGCTCTCCACCGACAACCTGCGCCGGGACGAGCGTGAGGTCACCGACCTGCTGGAGATCATCGCTGCGACGGTGGCCAAGCTGGCCACCACCCGGCGCTGGCGGCTGCAGCTGGTGGGTGAGCTGGACCTGCTGCCGAGCGAGATCGCGGACCGGCTGCGTGCCGCCGAGGAGCTGACCAGCGATGTCGCCGGTCTGCACCTGAACATCGCCGTCGGCTACGGCGGGCGGCACGAGATCGCCGGTGCGGTGCGGTCGCTGATTGCCGAGTATGTGGCGGCAGGCAAGTCGGTCGAGGAGATCGGCGAGTCGGTCACCGTGGAAGAGATTGCCGAGCACCTCTATACCAAGGGCCAGCCGGATCCGGACCTGGTGATCCGCACGTCCGGGGAGCAGCGACTGGGCGGCTTCCTGCTCTGGCAGAGTGCGCACAGCGAGTTCTACTTCTGCGAGGCCTTCTGGCCGGACTTCCGCCGGGTGGACTTCCTGCGCGCGCTGCGCGACTACGCCGGCCGGGAGCGCCGGATGGGGCGCTGA